The Methanocella arvoryzae MRE50 DNA window CCCGGCCACAAATATCCAGGCTACCCGTACCCCGGCTACCCATATCCGGGCTACCCGTACCCGATAAACCCGAACCCGGGCTATCCTGGCTACCCGTACCCTGGCTACAACCCGTACCCCGGCTACCCGTACCCGGGATACCCGAGCCCCGGCTACCCGGGATTCCCCTATGCTGAAGAGCAGTAAAACAGATTGAAAAATTGAGCCGGGTAAATCTGCCCGGACCTTTTCATTTTTGATTTCATCCTTTTCACAGTAGTAGCTGTTACTGTCACCGGGCGTGCAGACATGATCTTCAAAGTAGATGCGATCATGCCCCGGGCCGGTTGAAAATTATTCTTGATTCGGCTGACGGATGTAAATTCCGGGTTTTTAGCCTGTCAGATAGATCATGATGCGAGAAGAACAGTTGTACAGTATTAGCATCATGTCGGAGGGTCCTCATACGGCTACGGAAGATAACAAGGCACTGGTACGCAGGTACTACGAAGAGTTTTACGATCGCAGGAACCTTGCAGTCATCGACGAGCTGGTTTCCGAAAAATATGTCCACCACATACCGGACGTGCTCAACCAGGTGATGGACTACCAGGACTTCCGGAAGAGAGAGCTTCAGATGTCAGGCGCTTTCCCGGACCTCAGCCGGTCGATCGAGGACATGATCGCTGAAGGAGATAAGGTAGTCACCCGCTCGATCATGAAGGGTACCCACACGGGCAACCTCCCCAACATCCCCGCCACAGACCGGAAGATCGATGTAGACTGTATTGTGATTAACAGAATAAATGATGGCAAAATCGTAGAAGGCTGGGAATCCTACGACTCGCTGGGCATGTACCTGCAGCTGGAAGTAATCCACATGGTCAGCACCCTGAGCAAAGCACGGCATGAGAGAGGAGCCTTCCCGCCGCTGAGAACATGGCCAGAGTGAACTACAAAGTCACCATATAGTACTGATTAACCGGGGCGTCGGACGCCTTTATCGATGTGCCTGCGGGGGAGGCAGCCTGTGCCTCTGTGGTAAGCCCCGCCGCCGTCGGCACTTCTGTGATATGCGCCTTTTATAGTTCTCTGGCTGACTAATCGTACGATGGTATCACGACCTCTACGTCGTTGCCTGACCCTGATCCGCCCTGGCCGTAGCCGCTGGGGAACGGGTATTTAGCCCTTATGATGTTATCGTTGAAGACACTATCGATACAGGCCTGTGCCCAGATGCCGTCGGTGCCGCCTCGAATGTCGTTGCCGATCACCTGCATGCGCTCGCACCGGCCGAAGTTACCGTTGTCCTGGTCTTTGCCCAGCCGGATGTTGGAGCCGCTGTTGCGATAGACGTTGTCCCTGATGATGCAGTCTTTGCAGGAGTACCATCTTGTGCCATAGTAGTGCTCGCCTATGTAGTTCTTCTCGAAGACACAGTTGTTAAGGTACCTCAAAGCGGCGCCGTCCACGTCGACCTTACCTTCGCCAGGATGGTACATCGCCTCGCCGAGGTCGTTCCCGGTAAAGGTGCAGTTGTTCAGGTGCTCCACGTGCAGCTCTACTTCGCTGTTGCTCTCGAAATAATTGTTTTTAATGAGCGCGTTATCGCAGTAGTAGAGCCTCAGGCCATAACCGTTCCTGTAGCAGTGGTTGCCCTCGATGATGAAGGGGAATTCTGGCGTGCCAGATATGCCCTGCGCGAAGATCCCGCATTCTCTGCCGGTGACGCTGAAACCGGTCACGATGCACGGGGCTTCGATATCGATGCCCCTGACCAGCGCGCAGTCTTCACCTTTAAGGATCATCGGCTTCCTGATGGTGAGAGTTTCTGAAGAATGGTCTCCCCGGACAATGACCAGATCACCGATAGCCACGTCGTTGATCAAAGACAGGCTCTGGCCTGGCTCTATGATCAGTGCAGGAGCCGGCAATGCAGTCGAAGTATACTCAGGAGGTACCCAGTCGAGGTTGGGCGGGCGCATTTTGGCCAGAATAGCTGCCGGTATGTCGGCGCTCGCTCGCGGCTCGACGGTTTCATAGTTGCTGACCGGCATGTTGACCCAGCTGCCGGATGCGGGGACTGTGATCACAGGTCCTGGCGTAGGTGTAGGCGTAGGCGTAGGCGTCGCAGTGCTGCCGGGCGGATGGTCGCCCAGCCACTGGTACCGGTTGGCAGACCTGACAGGTGTTTCACCGGGCAGCGCCAGATCATAGATGTAGCCGTCAGGGCCTTTACAATGAATGGTGCCATCGATGCTTGTCACTTCAGTGTATCCCGGAGGGCATACAGGGGTATCAGGATCAAAGGAGGTATTCACAGAAGTCTTGATTGTAGGTGTTACACTTGGAGAGGCGGTCGCGTTTGCTCCGGGAGCGCCTGAAAGAATGCCTCCCAGGCAGCCGGAAAGGCCGACGCCCGACAGTACGATACAAGCAATGAGGAGTGCGGATAACCAGTATACTTTTTTCACTTCACGCAAGGAAATGCCTCGTTAAATATAATTACCTACATATAATACTTGTTGGATATATAAGGCTTACCGTAGTTTTGCTCCCCAGAGTAAGGTGTAAAATTGCACAGGCCACCTTGACATGCAAAGAATGCATAACAATTATCGCAAAAATACAATAGTATAAGGTACTATAGCATAATTATATATTACATAATAATTAATAATATAGTAATTAATCTCTTTGGGGGTAGTATGAAACGAGAAGTTGACGGCCGGATCAAACTGGAAGAAGACGAAGAAGCGATATTAGCGCTATTGCACAGGGCAAACAGCCACGCCTTGAGAGGAGGGGTGAGCTATAGCGCAATCGAAAAGGCGTCAGGCCTCGATACTGCCAGGATAGACTATGCCGTCAGTGAACTAATAAAAAACAACGTGATCACGAGCAACGGGAAAGCCGGAACTGTTCAGCTGACGCCATACGGGAGAATTTGCGCTGTTTATGTAGTCGAAAAGCCAAAACAGGCAGAAAAACAGGCCCGGTTTCTGAGCGAACTGTATGCCCGTTCACATAAAGAGAACAGGCTTGCGCCCGGCTCCGCCGTAGACAGGTACATCATTGGCAGATCTGTCGGCTGCAACGTTATAGAGGTCGATGAGATTTGCGCTGAGTTGAGAGATCAGAACCTGATCGAAGACGAGTTGAAAGAGGTAAAGATATTCCCTGGTACGGACCTGGAAAGAGTAAGAGAGGTGCCAACTAAGAAGATCCGGATTACACCTGCAGGCATTGTTTTGATACTCAAGCGTACCCAGAAGACCCCTGACTCTACGCTGGACCTATTAAAAGCTCCGCAACCAGAGGAACCTCAAAAACCCCCGGTCGAGACCCTTGTCGACTCCTCGCCAGCGGAAGAAACAACCGCCACTCCAAAGACTAAGACAAAAAGCGTAGAAGACGAAATCAGTAATATTATCCAGTCAATCGTGCTGGGCGCACTCGCGATCGGCCTGACAATCCTGATCGTCTTTTACAAATGAACGGGCTGAAGGTATATGATTCAGGCCCTCGTCGGCAGCAGGATCACAAACTTAGCCCCCTGAGTATAATCGCCCGGCACCCGGTCTTCAACCCACACCTCCCCATTATAGAGCTCGACGAGGGAATTTACCAGGTACAGGCCTATGCCTCGGCCGCTGGCTTTCTTAGCGCCTTTACCGAACCGCTCGAAGATGCTTTTTTTCAGCTTATCCGGTATGCCAGGGCCATTGTCCTCGACTGAAATCCGGCAGTAGGTAACATGGTCCAACTTGACCTGCTCTGCCCGGACATTTATGGTCACCGGGCCGACAGAATGCTTGATCGAATTGCCTATCAGGTTTTCGAAAACGTCGCGCAGCAGATCGTTAGCTGTAACCGTACAGTCGCAGCCGATATCGGTCAAAATCGTGACCTGCCTGCCGGGAATGTCGGAAAACAGCTGCAACACATCTATAAGTGTCTTCTGGACATTCATCTCCCGCAGAGGCAGGCCTTCTTCCCGTGTCTGCTGCAGCTTTTTCACCCGCTGGATCAGGCGGGAGCTGTTTTTCAAAGACTCAAGGGGTTTCAGGATATACTCAGCAGCCGGGTGGTCCGATCCGATGACCTCGAGAGCGATCTCCAGAAAGCCCATGGCTACCTGGTTCATGTTGTTGATGTCATGGCCCATCAGATCGAGGTACATCTCTGCCTGGACTTTTGCGTCCTCCAGAGATATTTCGACCTGCTTCCGATCCGTAATATCCTGAATAGTGCCAAAATTACCGATAGGACGCCCGCCCTCATCCAGTATTATCCTGACCGACTCGACATGCACGTACCGGAGAGTGCCATCGGGCCTGATAATACGGTAGTCAAGGCTGCTGGGCCGGTTTTCTTCCAGCGCCCGCCACATGTCATCGTTCACCCTTTCCCTGTCGCCGGGATGTATCATGGACAAGTACAAGTTATAGTTGGGCTTTACTATACCGGGCTCCATCCCCAGGATGCGGTAAAACTCATCCGACCACTCATGTTCGCCTGTAGCGCTATCCCATCGCCATGTCCCGATGTGGGCGATCTTCTGCGAAAAAAGCAGGTCCGCTTCTCGCTTTTTAAGGACAATTTCAACCTTTTTCCGATCGGTGATGTCCTGGTTAATGCCGAACAGTTTTACTGGCTTGCCGGCCTCATCGCAGACGATCTCACAGTGGCTACTAATATAGCGGACGGAGCCGTCAGGCCTGACAATCATGAAGTCGATGCTGGAAGGCTTATGTTCAACCATCATCGAATTGATAAAACTGACTACCCGCTCCCTGCTCTCGGGGTGCACTGCGCTTATAAAAAGATCATAGTCCGGCTTAGCTGTCTCAGGATCAAAGCCGAAGATCCTGAAGGTCTCGTCCGACCAGTACATCTCTTCGGTGACAAGATCTACTTCCCAGTTCCCGACATGAGCGACCTGCTGGGCTTTTTCCAGCCGCTCCCGGATCAGCCGGAGCTTTTCCTCGAGATTCAGGCGATCGGTGATATCCTCATAGGTGCCCAGAATACCGATCACATTGCCCTGCCGATCGTGCAGGGGAATCTTATTAGTGTCAAGCCAGGACCGGGTGCCATCCGCCTGTAGCTGAGGCTCGATAATATGGTACTTAGGCTGATTGTTATCCATCACTTCCCGATCGTCTCTGCGGAACGCATCCGCTTCCTCCCGGGTCCATGCCAGATCATAATCAGTTTTGCCCACGATCTGGTCAGGAGTCCCTACTCCCGCGGCTATCGCAAAATGTTTATTACACCCCAGGTAAACCGAGTTACGGTCCTTCCAGAAAATCCGCTGGGGAATGTTATCCATTACCATCTGTAACAGTTCCCTGGAAAACGGGCGAGAGTTCTGCCCAAAGTCATCCTCCGTAAGGTTGCCCGGATCCCTTAGCCCATTCATACGTAATCAAGTTTAATATATTCATTGATATAAATAAAGGCAGATGAAAATATCGGCCAGTTGATCTGAAAATAAATACATTTGCCGGCCCTCTCAGGATACCCCCGCATAGTGTATCCATCACCAGAGCATTTCTGCCAGCCACTAAAAAATAGCTTATTTTCAATTCCTTCTAAACTGTACACAATACAGGCCTATACGGCTATGTATGCAATTAGCGCGGGTGATAAATAATAATTAGATATATAATGAATGTCGGCGATATTAAACTATATGGCCCGTCGTTTTCTAGATCTATCGGAGCTGGGCGAATTTACTGCAGCTGCCGTAGAAAACGATACTGTATCCTTTATTGCCGCCTATGCGGATGGAAGCACTTTTACATGCAACCTTGCATTCTGCAAACTCACAGGTTACTCAAAGGATGAAGTAAGCAGAATGAAGTGGCCGGAAGATTTTACGAAATCCGAGTACAGAGCCCAGGCGATAGATCTGATTAAAGGTGTTTTTTGTAATGTAGCGCCTTATACATACGAGTTAGAGCTGGTACGTAAGGATGGATCGCCGGTCCCCGTGGACGTTTATGTTCACAAATTCTGCGATGAAGCCGGAACTACCCAGTACCTTTACTCCTTCATCACAGATATGACAGAACACAAGAGACTGGAAAATGCGCTCAGGGCGAGTGAAAGGAAATACAGGGAGCTGGTGGAGAACGCTAATAGCATCATCTTAAAAATGGACTTAAACGGGAATATCACCTTTTTCAATGAGTTTGCCCAGAAATTTTTCAGGTTCGAGCTAAATGAGATTCTGGGTAAGAACGTTATGGGAACAATCGTGCCGATTAAGGAGTCAACCGGGCGCAATCTCACTCAAATGATCCGGGATATATACGATCACCCTCAAAAGTACGTAACTAATGAGAATGAAAACATGCGCAGTAACGGCGAGCGAGTATGGATATCCTGGACTAATAAGGCAATAATGGACGAACAGGGTAATATCGTCGGGGTACTCAGCGTGGGAAATGATATCACTGCCCTAAAACATACTGAATCAGAACTAAAAAAATCGAGGGACGAATTAGAGGCAAGAGTCAAAGAAAGGACAGCCGAGCTTGAGAGGGTCAACAAGTTTCTACTTGATGAGATCGAAGCCCGAAAGCGCGCAGAGCAAGTGACAGTTGAAAGCGAGGAGAAATTCAGGATTCTTGTTGAAACAGCACCGCTGGCCATATTTTTTCACCGTGGTATAAGCTTCATTTATGCTAATCCGGCAGCTGAAAGGATCACAGGCTTATCGGCAGACGAAATAAAAAAGGTGAAATTCTGGGAACTGTTCGCCCCGGAGTTCAGGGACATGGTCAGGGAACGCGGACTGGCTATGTTACGTGGCGAGGACTCGCCATATAGCTATGAGGTGAGGCTGCAGACGACAGGGGCTGAAAAATGGATGGAGATCACTTCCACAAGAGTCACTTATAAGGGCAACCCCGCCATCCTGACCATAGGCCAGGATATTACCCAGTATAGAGAGACTATGATAGCGCTACACAATTCCAAAGTAGAGGCCGAATTATACGTCGATCTGATGAGCCATGACATCAATAATATAAACCAGGCAGGCATGGGAAACCTGGAATTACTTAAAAATGAGGCTAAACTGAATGAGTATGAACAAGAACGAGTGGCTAATGCACTGGCAGCGTTCGAGAACAGCTCAGAACTGATTGATAACGTTAAGAAGCTGAAGAAGGCTAAAGATCATAAGCTAAAGATAGAGAAAATCGACTTAGGGCCAGTTCTCGATGAAGTCAGGAATAAGTATCTGGCCACTCCGGGCCGAGACGTTACTATCAATTTTGAACCGCGCAGCGGATGTTACGTCAATGCAGACAGTATGATCTACGATGTGTTCTCGAACTTAGTCGGCAATTCGATAAAACATTCCGAGGGCGCGGTGGTGATAACCATCAATTTAAACAGCGCAGTCATCAATAATGAGAAATATTACAGGGTTTCCATTGAGGATAACGGGCCTGGCATAGAGCCCGACCTGAAAACAAGGATCTTTAACCGCATATACTATGAGGGCGGGATTATGAGAGGTAAAGGTATAGGGTTATACCTGGTTAAAGTACTGGTAGAATGTTACCACGGCGGCATAATCGTGGAAGATCGTGTACCGGGCGATTACACTAAGGGTGCCAGGTTTATCGTGATCTTACCTGCAGCCGATAAATAATTATTTCTACTCTGACAGAGTGCCTATATATGCCGTGCTATCAGGGTGAGTCCGGTTTCGACGCTTAAGGAAAAATAAGTGTAAAACTCAGCCCAGAAACGGTTTGTTTCAGGAATTGCCGGCATCACCAGAAGGCAGCAGGATCACGAACCTGCTACCCGCCTTATAATTACCGGGTACCCGGTCTTCGACCCAGATTTTCCCCCGATAATCTTCGACGAGCGTTTTCACAAGGTATAAACCCAGCCCCCTGCCGTGGGCTTTGGTGGCTCCCCGCTGAAACCGGGCGAACAGCCGGCCCTTTACCTCAGGTGGGATGCCGGGACCGTTATCCTCGACTGAAATTTTACAATACTTCTGGCCGCCCTCGTAGACATCTTTCACACTAAGATCAATCGTGATCGGCCCGGTCGAGTGTTTGATCGCGTTGCCGACAAGGTTGACGAAAACATCCTTCAGCAGTTCGTTAGCATTAACTGTGCACCCACATACAGGGGTCAGATTAACCGTTACCTCCCGGTCCAGCACTTGCAGAAAGTCTGACCGGACCTCGGAAAGCACCTGACCGACATCGATCGGATAGTGGCGTAGTTCGCGGGCTTCTACTTTTTGCAGCTTCCCCACATTGTCGATCAGCTTCGTGCTGTTATGCAGCGAATCAAGAGCTTTTTTTACATATTCCCGCTCTTCCGCATCCTTCTTTATTGAAACAAGCGCCATGTCCAGGAAGCCTATCCCAATCTGCAGCATGTTGTTGATGTCGTGGCTCATCAGGTCGAGGAAGAGCTCGGCCCGCTGTTTCTGGTTGTTCAGCTCTTCCGTGGCTTGTTTTTGCACTGCAGTACTCCGCTCCAGCCGGTCCATCATCGAGTTGAAAGCCTTCGACAGATTGCCGATTTCGTCGTTCGTCTCAACCTTACCGCGCACGCTGTAGTTGCCTGCCGAGACCTGCTCCATAGTCTTCGAAAGCTCGGTTAGCGGCCGGGTCAGGTACACGGAGAGGAAGAAACTGCCTATGAAAACTACGCTCAGTAACAGGACCAGCACGATTAAGATGTCTACGATCCTGTAGAAGATTTCCGAGTAGACGATGCCCATCGGCGTACTCACCGCGGATCCCCAGCCTGACACCGGCATCGGGGAAAAGCCCACTATACGGAGCTGTTTATCGTACGTATTACTGGTCTCGACGATGCCCTCAGATCCGGCCCTTATCCTCTGCGCCGACAGAACGTGGGAAAGGTTAGTATTTGTGGGAACCATCGTTTTCATCTCGGTAGCTACGACGACGCCCTGGCCATCCAGAATATAAAAATCCCTCGTCGGGTCGATTTTCTGGCTGGAAATCATATCGCTGATAGTGTCAGAGCTGATGGTCGAGACAATCATGCCTATAATAGAGCCGTTATCAACGACAGGGGAAGAAACACTAAAGCCGTAGTTTTGCAATGTATCGCTGTAATAAAGATTCGTTACATAGGTGCCGTTACTTTTCAAAGCGAGATCATACCAGCCGTACTCCACAAAATTAGTAGTATTAGCCCCTTCCGAGTGGTACAGCACATTCCCGTCGGCATCCAGAATGATAATGAGGTCTACGTCGGGTAAAAATACCAGGTTGTCCCCTATCTTTTTTAACTCTCCGGTATCGTGGTTTTTTACGGCTTGAACGGTATAAGGGCTGCTGGCCGAAACATTGTTACTGTTTGCAATATCCCGGATGAAGCTGCCAAAATAGCCGGAAAACAGCCTTGCATCCTGGAGGTTGGACATGCCAATGCTGTTTTTGGTTGTCTGATAGGTTGTATAGATCCACAAACCGCCGAGCACCAGCACGATAATAATACTGGCAGATAAAAGCACCAGAGTGATTTTCGCCCGGAACGATTCGAGAAACATAGAAATATTGTTCTTATACGTGTTTAAATCAGATCAGAATATTATTCACGGCATCACGGATATAAAAGAAAGAGCCTGCCGTGGTATGAAAGCGATAGATCTCAAACGAGTCGAGTATGCGGAGCCTGGCGATCACGCTTTTACCTGCTACTGAACAATAAGTCATTAAAATGACTTTCAATTTTAACAAAATTATTAGGGGTGACACGATGTCCGCGTCACCGTGCCATCAGCGCGAACACGCCCCATCCGAAGTATTCACGCGTGTAAGCGGCGTAGCGTTTTGGTTCCGATGTCAGTCTGGCTCGAACCTCTTCTGCGAAGTCGTCGTCGGGATTGGCTTTGAGCCATCTGCGCATGGTGAGCCACTTGGCCGCCTCGTACCTGTCCCAGCCTTCCTGGTCAGCCAGAACCATTTCCACAACGTCGTAGCCGAGGTCGCCGAAAGACTCTATAAGGTCTGGTAGCAGGAGAAAGTCGGAGATAGATTCAGCATTGCATGCTCTGGCAACGTCTTCCGTCGGCGGTAACTGCCGCCAGTAGGGCTCGCCGATGAGGATGATTCCTTCGGGGAGAAGACTCTTCGCCAGAAGCTCGATGGTGCCGGCGACTCCCCCGCCGATCCAGGTGGCACCGAGACAGGCTGCCACACCGACCTTTTCGTCCGCGACATAGCCAGCAGCGTCGCCGTGGATGAACTCGACCCGATCGGCGACTCCAAGCTCTTCGGCACGGAGTTTCGCTTGAGCGGTGAACAACTGGCTCAGGTCTACGCCGACGCCGGCGATCCCGTAATCCCGTGCCCATGTGCACAACATCTCGCCCGAGCCACTGCCGAGGTCGAGCACACGAGTCCCCGGCTCCAGGCGCAACACAGCGCCGAGAGTGGCGAGCTTTTCTGGGGTGAACGGATTATGGATGTGGTGAGCACTTTCGGTAATATTGAAGATACGTGGGATGTCCAATGCAAAAACACCTTTTACTTAATTGTATAATATCTGGGATATACCCTTTGCTATGGACGACGACGCAAGAGTCCCCCACGACAACGATGTCATTTGCATATCATCTCATGGCTCGAACGTTATTTTTATCTATGGCATTGGAGGCACCGTACGTGCCCCGCCATTAGAAGGCGTTCGAGGGTAGGTGCATGATATAAGTACAGCAGTCCCGGGCCGCCAGCCTGCCGCTGGACAAACGCAGTGTGAGTTCTATTTGCCAGTTTTTTTGTTATATAATCCCTTTTCATTATACGTAAATGGATAGCAATTTGTGCAAAATTATAAGAAGGGAGACACGATGTCTGCCCTATCTCCGAATATTTCTTTTACTCTGGCTTTTGCCTTCGATTTAGAGTCATCATCTATATGCATCATCACCGATGAAAAAATACCCATTAGTAATGCTGCATCATCGCCGTATCCCAGCCCTACAAGGAAATCAGGAATGGCTTCTACTGGCGCAATAAAATACCCCAGTCCGCCGAGGATTAACAGTTTGACTGGCACTGGTGTGCTATCTTTTATAGCGATATACCATAGCAATAGAGCGTGATATACAACGCTTGCACCTGCAACCTTGCCATATCGATTTATTTTATGCCAGAATCGGGGCTCTGAATAGTTATGCTCGTAACCTTGTACGCTTTCCATTTTTACCAGTAGAGGTTTTATTTGCAGTATGCGATTATAGCCTTTCTTATTAAAAAAACCGCTGCCATTACGACCGCTTCGGCAACCCGGACATCAGCCATTTGGGTTTAGCATAGATGCAGTCCGCTCGTGTTTTATTTCATAATAATATTCTATATAAGTAATAACTGTAATATTAAAATGTTATTTTATGGTCCAGGACAGAGACACACAAATTATCGATAGCGAGAGGGAGAGTGAAGCATGGCTGGAGAAGATACAGTTTTTAAGCGATGCTATGGAGTCCACCTCACAGCCATTCTGTGCTTGCGACCGCGATGGTTCTATCCTTGTTTTTAATGAGGCCTTCTGTCGCCTCACCGGCTATACCCGAAAAGAGCTAGTTAAGATAAACTGGGTTACAGATCTGACGCTGCCAGAGTCCCTGGAGAAAGAGTACAGGGTACTTAGAGTTCTCGAGAAGACTCACCAGCCTCAGAGATATGAAAAAAGCTGCCGAAGAAAGGATGATACGATAGTACCTGTTGAGATATTAGTGAATTTTGCCCCGGATTCTAAGGGGCAACCCCTGTTCTATTATTTTTTAATTACAGATATGACCAGGCGTAAGCAGGCTGAGGAAGTGATGCGGGAGAGCGAGGAAAAATTCAGGACTCTCGCCGAGACTGCTTCTGTGGGCATCATGCTCTTCAGAGAGGACAAGTATATTTATACTAATCCGTATATGCAAAAGATTTTAGGCTACACAGGGGAAGAGCTGCTGGCCATGAACTTCTGGGAGGTCGTCCATCCTGACTTCCGGGAGCTTGCGCGGATCCGGGTACGTGAGCGGCTGCAAGGCATACAGGTACCGTCTCGCTATGAGATCAAGGTCATAACGAAGGACAAAAAGACGCGATGGGGGGAATATTCGGCGGAGGTGATCAGGTATGATGGCAAGCCGACGGTGATCGGCATATTCTACGACATTACCGATCGCAAACTGACCGAGGAAGCGTTACGAGAGAGCGAATTCGATTTAAAGAAGGCTCAGGAGATCGCCCACCTGGGAAACTGGGCGTTGGACGTGGATACCGGCGAGCTCACAGGCTCGCTGGAGAACGACCGGATATTCGGGTTTGAGCCTGGCGGGGGTCCTCGTAACATTGAAATGGTGCGGTCCCGGGTCCACCCCGACGATCTCTCAATTATGGATAATTTCCTTGCGGACGTAACACGGGACGGAAGGCGAGAGAGCATTGAATATCGCATCGTGAAGCCAGACGGATCCCTGAGGTACCTGAACACTATCGCCGATAAAGTAGACAGGGACGAGTCGGGAAAGATAAAGCAGGTGTATGGAATAACTCAGGACATTACAGGTCACAAAAAGGCAGAAGAGGAGATCAGAGCGGAGAAGAGCTTTTCTGACGCGATCATAGACACCATACCAGGCATCTTCTACATGTTCGATGACCGGAACAGATTCGTCCGGATGAACAAGAACATGCTGACGGTGCTGGAGTACACGCCCGATGAGCTGTTAAGCCTGGATGTATTAGATGTGGTGGCAGAGCAAGACAGGGATCAAATAATCGACGCGTTTCAGGAGATCAGCAAAAAGGGCTATGTGACCAGAATAGCGAATCTACTCACCCGGACGAAGAAGCAGATCCCGTATCTGCTCAGCGGCTATTCAACGCAGATCCACGGGAAACGGTACCTCATTGGAATTGGTATCGACGTCACTGACAAGGTTAAGGCGGAGAAGGCGCTCCGCGAGAGCGAGGAGATGTTCCGGGCGTTCGCTGAGTCTGCAAAGGCCGAAATCGTCCTGATCAAGGGTAACAGGTTCATCTACGTAAATCCGGAAAGGGTCAGGGCTCTGGGATATACTAAAGAAGAGCTGATGGCCATGAAAGTCGAGGATACGATCCACCCGGACATGCGGGAGATTGTGAGGGACCGGGTGCGCAGGCGGCTTCAGGGCGAGCCTGTGCCTTCACAGTACGAGGCCAGGATGATCACGAAGAGCGGTGAGACATACTGGGAGGAGATATCGTCGACAGTGATCGACTACAAAGGCGAGCCCACAATTCTGTCTATGGGCTTTAATATCACGGCCCGTAAGCGTGCGGAACAGGCGCTGAAAGAGGCAAAGATGCAGGCTGAGCTGTACCTGGACCTGATGAGCCATGACATCACCAATATGAACCAGGCGCTTATGGGGAACCTGGAGTTACTGGATATGCTGAGCGAAACCGGAGAGATCGACAAAGGCTTGATCACAAGCTCAATTGAGATAATAAACCGAAGCACCAGGACGATCAGAGATGTGAAAAAGCTCACCCAGATTCAAGCTGGAAACGTTCCTCAAAAAGTAGTGAACGTATG harbors:
- a CDS encoding ester cyclase translates to MMREEQLYSISIMSEGPHTATEDNKALVRRYYEEFYDRRNLAVIDELVSEKYVHHIPDVLNQVMDYQDFRKRELQMSGAFPDLSRSIEDMIAEGDKVVTRSIMKGTHTGNLPNIPATDRKIDVDCIVINRINDGKIVEGWESYDSLGMYLQLEVIHMVSTLSKARHERGAFPPLRTWPE
- a CDS encoding right-handed parallel beta-helix repeat-containing protein, giving the protein MKKVYWLSALLIACIVLSGVGLSGCLGGILSGAPGANATASPSVTPTIKTSVNTSFDPDTPVCPPGYTEVTSIDGTIHCKGPDGYIYDLALPGETPVRSANRYQWLGDHPPGSTATPTPTPTPTPGPVITVPASGSWVNMPVSNYETVEPRASADIPAAILAKMRPPNLDWVPPEYTSTALPAPALIIEPGQSLSLINDVAIGDLVIVRGDHSSETLTIRKPMILKGEDCALVRGIDIEAPCIVTGFSVTGRECGIFAQGISGTPEFPFIIEGNHCYRNGYGLRLYYCDNALIKNNYFESNSEVELHVEHLNNCTFTGNDLGEAMYHPGEGKVDVDGAALRYLNNCVFEKNYIGEHYYGTRWYSCKDCIIRDNVYRNSGSNIRLGKDQDNGNFGRCERMQVIGNDIRGGTDGIWAQACIDSVFNDNIIRAKYPFPSGYGQGGSGSGNDVEVVIPSYD
- a CDS encoding PAS domain-containing protein, which codes for MNGLRDPGNLTEDDFGQNSRPFSRELLQMVMDNIPQRIFWKDRNSVYLGCNKHFAIAAGVGTPDQIVGKTDYDLAWTREEADAFRRDDREVMDNNQPKYHIIEPQLQADGTRSWLDTNKIPLHDRQGNVIGILGTYEDITDRLNLEEKLRLIRERLEKAQQVAHVGNWEVDLVTEEMYWSDETFRIFGFDPETAKPDYDLFISAVHPESRERVVSFINSMMVEHKPSSIDFMIVRPDGSVRYISSHCEIVCDEAGKPVKLFGINQDITDRKKVEIVLKKREADLLFSQKIAHIGTWRWDSATGEHEWSDEFYRILGMEPGIVKPNYNLYLSMIHPGDRERVNDDMWRALEENRPSSLDYRIIRPDGTLRYVHVESVRIILDEGGRPIGNFGTIQDITDRKQVEISLEDAKVQAEMYLDLMGHDINNMNQVAMGFLEIALEVIGSDHPAAEYILKPLESLKNSSRLIQRVKKLQQTREEGLPLREMNVQKTLIDVLQLFSDIPGRQVTILTDIGCDCTVTANDLLRDVFENLIGNSIKHSVGPVTINVRAEQVKLDHVTYCRISVEDNGPGIPDKLKKSIFERFGKGAKKASGRGIGLYLVNSLVELYNGEVWVEDRVPGDYTQGAKFVILLPTRA
- a CDS encoding PAS domain-containing protein, which encodes MSAILNYMARRFLDLSELGEFTAAAVENDTVSFIAAYADGSTFTCNLAFCKLTGYSKDEVSRMKWPEDFTKSEYRAQAIDLIKGVFCNVAPYTYELELVRKDGSPVPVDVYVHKFCDEAGTTQYLYSFITDMTEHKRLENALRASERKYRELVENANSIILKMDLNGNITFFNEFAQKFFRFELNEILGKNVMGTIVPIKESTGRNLTQMIRDIYDHPQKYVTNENENMRSNGERVWISWTNKAIMDEQGNIVGVLSVGNDITALKHTESELKKSRDELEARVKERTAELERVNKFLLDEIEARKRAEQVTVESEEKFRILVETAPLAIFFHRGISFIYANPAAERITGLSADEIKKVKFWELFAPEFRDMVRERGLAMLRGEDSPYSYEVRLQTTGAEKWMEITSTRVTYKGNPAILTIGQDITQYRETMIALHNSKVEAELYVDLMSHDINNINQAGMGNLELLKNEAKLNEYEQERVANALAAFENSSELIDNVKKLKKAKDHKLKIEKIDLGPVLDEVRNKYLATPGRDVTINFEPRSGCYVNADSMIYDVFSNLVGNSIKHSEGAVVITINLNSAVINNEKYYRVSIEDNGPGIEPDLKTRIFNRIYYEGGIMRGKGIGLYLVKVLVECYHGGIIVEDRVPGDYTKGARFIVILPAADK